A window from Chitinophaga filiformis encodes these proteins:
- a CDS encoding ABC transporter ATP-binding protein, translating into MFLFCGRLLTDIRLQTNMKHLATLNKYFVKYKWRFLTGLICTAVSIVFSVFQPIMVRQIFDLLALNLNNYNLLSDTGLKAPFRGDFTNVLAFYGISILLFALLSGFFLYLQRQTLIVMSRYIEYDLKNEIYQQYQLLDLNFYKMHRTGDLMSRITEDVSRVRMYVGPAIMYATRTIFMIVIVVYLMIEVNPLLTLYTLSPLPVLALIIYYVNHIIHRKSERIQAQLSNITSIAQESYSGIRVIKSYVQEEASIRHFEEASEAYKESSVSLAKTDALFQPSMSLMIGLSVVLTIFIGGIQVIHGNITVGNLAEFVIYVNMLMFPFFSIGMVASMIQRAAASQQRINEFLDIKPAIADSPGAQPLSIKGEVVFKNVSFTYPHTGIQAIKNFNLTVKPGEKVAVIGRTGSGKSTLAQLLIRMYDPQEGAILLDKQDIRQVTLDSLRHQISYVPQDVFLFSDSVMNNIRFGTPEASPEMVRTAARQASVEKDILGFNEGFDTVVGERGVTLSGGQKQRISIARGLIKNPNLLVFDDCLSAVDARTEKEIIGNLYAYLKDKTAIIITHRIFALFEFDKIIVLDDGRIVETGTHNELLALNGYYAELYARQQSGEEESVIE; encoded by the coding sequence GTGTTCCTGTTTTGCGGCCGGTTACTGACAGATATCCGATTACAGACGAATATGAAACACCTGGCCACGCTTAACAAGTACTTTGTAAAATACAAATGGAGATTCCTCACGGGTTTGATCTGTACTGCTGTATCCATTGTATTCAGCGTGTTCCAGCCTATCATGGTCAGGCAGATCTTCGACCTTCTCGCCCTGAACCTTAACAATTATAACCTGCTCAGCGACACTGGTCTGAAAGCCCCTTTCCGGGGAGATTTCACCAATGTGCTGGCTTTCTATGGCATCAGTATCCTCCTGTTTGCCCTCCTCAGCGGATTTTTCCTTTATCTCCAGCGGCAGACGCTCATCGTAATGAGCCGCTATATTGAATATGACCTCAAGAACGAAATTTACCAGCAATACCAGTTGCTGGATCTGAACTTTTACAAAATGCACCGTACGGGCGATCTGATGAGCCGTATTACGGAAGACGTGTCCCGCGTGCGTATGTATGTAGGGCCGGCTATCATGTATGCCACACGTACCATCTTTATGATCGTGATAGTGGTATACCTGATGATAGAGGTAAACCCGCTGCTGACCCTTTATACCTTATCTCCGCTGCCCGTGCTGGCGTTGATCATCTATTACGTGAACCATATCATTCACCGTAAGAGTGAGCGTATACAGGCGCAGTTGTCCAATATTACGTCCATTGCCCAAGAGTCCTATTCCGGCATCAGGGTGATCAAATCTTATGTACAGGAGGAAGCCAGTATCAGGCATTTTGAAGAGGCCAGTGAAGCGTACAAGGAAAGTTCTGTGAGCCTGGCCAAAACAGATGCCCTGTTCCAGCCAAGTATGTCCCTCATGATCGGCCTCAGCGTGGTCCTGACCATCTTTATCGGGGGTATACAGGTCATTCATGGCAATATTACGGTAGGTAACCTCGCTGAATTTGTGATATATGTGAATATGCTGATGTTCCCCTTCTTTTCCATAGGGATGGTAGCCTCCATGATCCAGCGTGCGGCCGCCAGCCAGCAACGTATCAACGAATTTCTTGACATAAAGCCGGCTATAGCAGACAGTCCCGGCGCCCAGCCTCTCAGCATTAAGGGGGAGGTGGTCTTTAAGAATGTGTCCTTCACCTATCCGCATACCGGCATCCAGGCCATTAAAAACTTTAACCTGACGGTAAAACCAGGGGAGAAGGTAGCGGTGATCGGCCGTACCGGTTCCGGGAAATCCACCCTTGCCCAGTTACTCATACGTATGTATGATCCGCAGGAAGGGGCGATCCTGCTGGATAAACAGGATATCCGCCAGGTGACCCTGGACAGCCTGCGCCACCAGATCAGTTATGTGCCACAGGATGTGTTCCTGTTTTCTGATTCTGTTATGAACAACATTCGCTTCGGTACCCCCGAGGCCAGTCCTGAAATGGTGAGGACCGCTGCCCGCCAGGCATCGGTAGAGAAGGACATCCTGGGTTTCAATGAAGGATTCGATACGGTGGTAGGGGAGAGAGGGGTAACACTCAGCGGAGGGCAGAAACAACGTATTTCCATCGCCCGGGGGCTCATCAAGAACCCTAACCTGCTCGTATTCGACGACTGCCTGTCGGCCGTTGACGCGCGTACGGAAAAAGAGATCATCGGTAACCTGTATGCCTATCTGAAGGACAAAACCGCTATAATTATTACCCACCGCATATTTGCGCTGTTTGAATTTGACAAGATCATCGTACTTGATGATGGCAGGATAGTTGAAACGGGGACACATAATGAATTATTGGCATTAAACGGTTATTACGCAGAATTGTACGCCCGCCAGCAGTCCGGGGAAGAGGAATCTGTAATAGAATAG
- a CDS encoding phosphoribosylaminoimidazolesuccinocarboxamide synthase, with amino-acid sequence MLESKFQIPGQTAFYKGKVRDVYTINDKLMVMVVSDRISAFDVVLPRPIPYKGQVLNQVASIMLEATKDIVPNWVKAVPLPNVTIGLKCESFPVEMVVRGNLTGHAWRTYKSGKRELCGVTMPEGLKENDFFPSPIITPTTKAHEGHDEDISREEIIAKGLVSREDYEQLEKYTLALFERGKEMAAKRGLILVDTKYEFGKIGDTIYVIDEIHTPDSSRYFYAEGYEEKQQAGQPQKQLSKEFVRQWLMENGFQGKDGQQVPAMSDEFVASVSERYIELFESITGQQFVKEDVSKADAEKKIIETLPKL; translated from the coding sequence ATGTTAGAGTCAAAATTTCAGATTCCCGGGCAAACGGCTTTTTATAAGGGAAAGGTAAGAGATGTATACACAATCAATGACAAGCTGATGGTAATGGTAGTAAGCGACCGTATCTCGGCATTCGATGTGGTATTACCTCGCCCTATTCCTTACAAAGGACAGGTATTGAACCAGGTGGCTTCCATCATGCTGGAGGCCACAAAGGACATTGTTCCTAACTGGGTAAAGGCAGTGCCCTTGCCAAATGTAACGATCGGTCTGAAATGTGAATCCTTCCCTGTAGAAATGGTGGTGCGTGGTAACCTCACCGGTCATGCCTGGAGAACTTATAAAAGCGGCAAACGCGAACTGTGCGGTGTAACCATGCCGGAAGGACTGAAGGAAAATGATTTCTTCCCTTCTCCGATCATTACGCCTACTACCAAGGCGCATGAAGGCCATGATGAAGATATCTCCCGTGAAGAGATCATCGCCAAAGGGCTTGTAAGCAGGGAAGATTATGAGCAACTGGAAAAGTATACACTCGCCCTGTTCGAACGTGGTAAGGAAATGGCAGCTAAACGCGGCCTGATCCTCGTAGATACCAAATACGAGTTCGGTAAGATCGGCGATACTATCTACGTGATCGATGAGATCCATACACCTGATTCTTCCCGTTATTTCTATGCAGAAGGATATGAGGAGAAACAGCAGGCCGGCCAGCCACAGAAACAGCTCAGCAAAGAGTTCGTTCGTCAGTGGCTGATGGAAAACGGCTTCCAGGGTAAAGACGGACAGCAGGTGCCTGCAATGAGCGATGAGTTTGTTGCCAGCGTAAGCGAGCGGTATATCGAGCTGTTCGAAAGTATCACTGGCCAGCAATTTGTGAAGGAAGATGTATCCAAAGCAGATGCTGAAAAGAAGATCATTGAGACGTTGCCGAAATTATAA
- a CDS encoding exonuclease domain-containing protein produces MYAIVDIETTGGHASANGITEVAIFIYDGQEVVQQYETLINPGVPIPRYIQSLTGITDDMVAGAPSFEEVAADIYALIHDKIFVAHNVNFDYSFLQYHLAKAGYQLRSKKLCTVRLGRKIVPGLPSYSLGNLCKSLQIAVTQRHRASGDAAATVKLFALLQRQDVNSAIAHALNAHSKEQFLPPNLPPEQVTALPGSPGVYYFHDQKGKVVYVGKAKNIRKRVNSHFTGNSASRKRQEFLRNIYSVSHEVTGTELMAHILESVEIKRLWPIYNYSQKHIEFKYGFYCFEDQQGYLRLAIEKRRKYTMPLHAFPLLVQGHQMLRGLIREFDLCPRLCFLQKGNGACSPIPDHTCRGACEKKEGPETYNLRVKAAINHMQQQQPSFVIMGNGRDAQELSCILMEKGRFYGMGYIPRDTAVTEEHAVKEWLTQYPENEYILNLIHAHAGNNVQELVKFS; encoded by the coding sequence ATGTACGCAATAGTTGATATAGAAACCACAGGAGGCCATGCAAGTGCGAATGGCATTACTGAAGTAGCCATTTTTATTTACGACGGCCAGGAAGTAGTACAGCAGTATGAAACGCTGATCAATCCGGGTGTGCCCATCCCAAGGTACATTCAATCCCTGACCGGTATTACTGACGATATGGTAGCCGGGGCACCGTCTTTTGAAGAGGTGGCGGCCGACATATACGCCCTTATACACGATAAGATCTTCGTAGCCCACAACGTTAATTTCGATTATTCCTTTTTACAATATCACCTGGCGAAAGCTGGTTACCAGCTGCGCAGTAAGAAATTATGCACGGTAAGGCTCGGGCGTAAGATCGTTCCGGGTTTGCCCTCCTACAGCCTGGGAAACCTGTGTAAATCGTTACAGATAGCGGTTACCCAGCGTCACCGCGCCAGCGGCGATGCGGCGGCAACGGTGAAGCTATTCGCCCTCCTGCAGCGGCAGGACGTGAATAGTGCCATTGCCCATGCATTGAATGCACATTCCAAAGAGCAGTTCCTGCCACCTAACCTGCCACCGGAACAGGTTACTGCATTGCCGGGTAGTCCGGGTGTTTATTATTTCCATGATCAGAAAGGGAAAGTGGTGTACGTAGGCAAGGCCAAAAATATCCGGAAAAGGGTCAACAGCCACTTTACCGGCAACAGCGCCAGTCGCAAACGGCAGGAGTTCCTCCGTAATATTTATAGCGTTTCCCATGAGGTGACAGGCACAGAACTGATGGCCCATATACTGGAAAGTGTGGAGATCAAACGTCTGTGGCCGATATATAACTACTCGCAGAAACATATAGAATTTAAATATGGCTTCTACTGTTTCGAAGACCAGCAGGGTTATCTCCGCCTGGCTATCGAGAAACGGCGGAAGTATACCATGCCTTTACATGCATTCCCCTTGCTGGTACAAGGGCACCAGATGCTGCGGGGCCTGATCAGGGAGTTTGATCTTTGTCCGCGCTTATGCTTCCTGCAGAAAGGGAATGGCGCCTGTTCGCCTATTCCCGATCATACCTGCCGGGGCGCCTGCGAGAAGAAAGAAGGACCTGAAACCTATAATCTGCGGGTAAAAGCCGCCATCAACCATATGCAGCAGCAACAGCCAAGTTTTGTGATCATGGGCAACGGTCGTGATGCACAGGAGCTGAGTTGTATATTGATGGAGAAGGGCCGCTTCTACGGGATGGGCTATATTCCCCGTGATACGGCTGTTACAGAAGAACATGCCGTGAAGGAATGGCTGACGCAGTACCCTGAAAATGAATATATTCTGAACCTCATTCACGCACATGCGGGGAACAATGTTCAGGAACTTGTAAAGTTTTCTTAG
- a CDS encoding DUF4142 domain-containing protein has product MKKLTFFATTLLAAWMLQACNGGSNTAKHEDAVDSAQAVNKETAPVDKESSDFAVEAANGGMMEVQLGKLAQEKATNQRVKDFAAMMVRDHSKANDELKGLAQSKNIALPDSVSGDARDHMDKMSKMSGKDFDKHYIDMMVDDHDKDVDKFDKAANNLSDPDLKTWAGNTLPTLRAHQDSAKAIQAIIKK; this is encoded by the coding sequence ATGAAAAAGCTCACTTTTTTTGCCACGACTTTGCTGGCCGCCTGGATGTTACAGGCTTGTAATGGAGGAAGTAACACTGCTAAACATGAAGATGCTGTGGATAGCGCACAGGCCGTAAACAAAGAAACAGCTCCTGTTGACAAAGAATCTTCTGATTTTGCAGTAGAAGCTGCCAATGGGGGAATGATGGAAGTACAACTTGGTAAATTGGCGCAGGAAAAAGCAACGAATCAGCGTGTAAAAGATTTTGCCGCTATGATGGTTCGTGACCATTCCAAAGCAAATGATGAACTGAAGGGATTGGCACAGAGCAAGAATATTGCGCTGCCGGATAGCGTGTCCGGAGATGCGAGAGACCACATGGATAAGATGAGTAAGATGTCAGGGAAAGACTTTGACAAACACTATATCGACATGATGGTGGACGATCATGACAAAGATGTGGACAAATTTGACAAGGCCGCCAACAACCTGTCTGATCCTGATCTGAAAACATGGGCCGGCAATACCTTGCCTACACTGAGAGCCCACCAGGATTCAGCCAAGGCTATCCAGGCCATTATTAAGAAATAA
- a CDS encoding TetR/AcrR family transcriptional regulator has protein sequence MARNKAFDPEERLAKARDLFWEKGYNATSMQDLVEGMQLNRASIYDTYGDKYALFQQCLQNYAKEKLFDYKQCCDKVSPMTAVESIVRRAVTNKKEGKTCLMVKTSFELASMDDGIKMIVQEQAKASISVLQELLEKAKQMNEIPAEKDPATLAQFLYASFSSLWMMDVLFGDREMLERMADHILHSIRH, from the coding sequence ATGGCACGGAATAAAGCATTCGATCCTGAGGAAAGGCTGGCAAAAGCAAGGGATCTCTTCTGGGAGAAGGGATACAATGCTACATCTATGCAGGACCTCGTGGAAGGCATGCAGTTGAACCGGGCCAGTATATACGATACTTACGGCGACAAATATGCCCTCTTCCAGCAGTGCCTGCAGAACTACGCGAAAGAGAAGCTATTTGATTACAAACAGTGCTGCGACAAGGTATCTCCCATGACAGCAGTGGAAAGTATCGTACGAAGAGCCGTAACAAATAAGAAAGAGGGTAAAACCTGCCTGATGGTCAAAACATCCTTCGAACTGGCTTCTATGGATGATGGTATCAAAATGATCGTCCAGGAGCAGGCCAAAGCAAGCATCAGCGTTTTACAGGAACTACTGGAGAAAGCCAAACAAATGAATGAGATACCGGCAGAGAAAGACCCTGCCACGCTAGCCCAGTTCCTTTACGCCAGCTTTAGCTCCCTCTGGATGATGGACGTCCTTTTCGGTGATAGAGAGATGTTGGAACGTATGGCGGATCATATTTTACATAGCATCAGGCATTGA
- a CDS encoding alkene reductase → MYPTLLSSTTIGNYAISNKVVMAPTLSKTHVPAGIPNDVMVNYYSQRAKAGLIIAEGTGPAENGMGKAHMPGIYTKDQIAGWKKVTKAVHENGGRIFLQIMHTGRISHPANMPGKAEVIAPSAVPAKGQIWTEQHGWQPYATPRAMTTSEVQKMVQQYVKAATQAIDAGFDGVELHAAHGYLMDQFLHPDTNQRTDKYGGSIPNRIRFILETVAAVSHAIGKHRTGIRLSPYSQVNDLQHHDEIDATYEYLVDALDTYGLSHIHLLTEPATPATLIAGIRSRFNGTLILNGDYDAIRAEQTVQNGLADLIAFENPCVSSPLSGKFEMTSSEPLKKPNYACANC, encoded by the coding sequence ATGTATCCAACACTATTATCATCCACTACTATAGGCAACTACGCCATATCCAACAAGGTAGTTATGGCGCCTACCTTGAGCAAAACACACGTTCCTGCGGGTATTCCGAACGACGTGATGGTGAACTATTATAGCCAGCGGGCCAAAGCAGGCCTGATCATAGCAGAGGGGACCGGTCCTGCGGAAAACGGTATGGGCAAGGCACACATGCCCGGCATTTACACGAAGGACCAGATAGCGGGATGGAAAAAAGTTACAAAGGCTGTTCATGAGAACGGAGGCCGGATCTTCCTGCAGATCATGCATACAGGGCGCATATCGCACCCGGCAAATATGCCGGGAAAGGCTGAGGTAATTGCCCCTTCAGCAGTACCCGCCAAAGGGCAGATATGGACCGAGCAGCACGGATGGCAGCCATATGCTACTCCGAGGGCCATGACAACCTCCGAAGTACAGAAGATGGTGCAGCAATACGTGAAAGCAGCCACACAGGCTATTGATGCGGGTTTCGATGGAGTAGAGCTGCATGCAGCGCATGGCTACCTGATGGACCAGTTCCTGCACCCTGACACCAATCAGCGTACAGATAAATACGGCGGCAGCATCCCTAACAGGATACGCTTTATACTGGAAACAGTGGCCGCTGTAAGTCATGCTATCGGCAAACACCGCACCGGCATCCGCCTGTCGCCTTACAGCCAGGTCAACGACCTGCAGCATCACGACGAGATAGATGCTACTTACGAATACCTGGTGGATGCGCTGGATACGTATGGTCTATCCCACATCCATCTGCTGACAGAACCTGCTACTCCGGCTACGCTGATAGCAGGTATCCGCTCAAGGTTCAACGGTACGCTCATCCTGAATGGCGATTACGACGCCATACGTGCAGAACAGACAGTGCAGAACGGATTGGCGGATCTCATCGCTTTCGAAAATCCATGTGTTTCATCTCCCCTCTCCGGGAAGTTCGAAATGACTTCCAGCGAGCCACTTAAAAAACCCAATTACGCTTGCGCGAATTGTTGA
- the uxaC gene encoding glucuronate isomerase: MKKFLDEHFLLSNNTAKRLYHDYAKEMPVIDYHCHLPPAQIAADTRFDNLTQAWLYGDHYKWRAMRANGVPESYCTGNRSDREKFEKWAETVPYTLRNPLYHWTHLELQRYFDIHDVLNPASAADIYENASAQLGTSAYSTRNLLRKMNVALVCTTDDPADTLEHHQQLRQDGFEIPILPAFRPDQSMHVDDPEKYNQYLQRLEEASGITIATYTDLLDALKSRHDFFAGQGCSVSDHGIEEIYAEDFRDKDIHAIFLKVRSGKGLSLQEARQIKSALLLQLAEWDWEKGWVQQYHLGALRNNNSRMMRLLGPDTGWDSIGDFPQAKALAKFLDRMDSQDKLARTILYNLNPADNELLATMIGNFNDGSVPGKVQFGSAWWFLDQKDGMIKQLNALSNMGLLSRFVGMLTDSRSFLSYPRHEYFRRIVCELLGQEVENGEIPNDIEWIGKVVKDICYYNAQQYFNWKELGVEAENER, from the coding sequence ATGAAGAAGTTCCTGGATGAACATTTTCTCCTGAGTAATAATACTGCGAAACGTTTATACCACGACTATGCGAAAGAAATGCCTGTGATCGATTATCACTGTCACCTGCCGCCTGCGCAGATAGCGGCTGATACCAGATTTGACAATCTTACGCAGGCATGGTTGTATGGCGATCATTATAAGTGGAGAGCGATGCGCGCCAATGGGGTGCCAGAGAGCTATTGCACCGGCAACAGGTCTGACCGGGAGAAGTTTGAGAAATGGGCGGAAACGGTACCCTATACCCTGCGTAATCCATTGTATCATTGGACTCACCTGGAGTTGCAACGTTATTTCGATATACATGATGTACTGAACCCCGCTTCAGCGGCAGATATCTATGAAAATGCCAGCGCACAGCTGGGAACCAGTGCTTACAGCACCCGCAACCTGTTGCGAAAAATGAACGTGGCATTGGTATGTACAACCGATGATCCCGCAGATACGCTGGAACATCACCAGCAGTTAAGACAGGACGGGTTTGAGATACCTATTCTGCCTGCTTTCCGGCCTGATCAATCCATGCATGTAGATGACCCTGAAAAATATAATCAATACCTGCAACGCCTGGAAGAAGCTTCCGGCATTACGATTGCCACTTATACCGATCTGCTGGATGCATTAAAAAGCAGGCACGATTTCTTTGCAGGGCAGGGATGTTCCGTATCTGACCATGGTATCGAAGAGATCTATGCGGAAGATTTCCGGGACAAAGACATCCATGCTATTTTTCTGAAAGTGAGAAGTGGTAAAGGACTTAGCCTGCAGGAAGCAAGGCAGATCAAGTCTGCATTGCTGTTACAGCTGGCCGAATGGGATTGGGAGAAGGGATGGGTGCAGCAATATCACCTGGGCGCATTGCGCAACAATAACTCCCGTATGATGCGTTTATTAGGGCCTGATACCGGTTGGGATTCAATCGGCGATTTCCCGCAGGCCAAAGCATTGGCGAAGTTCCTGGACCGCATGGACAGCCAGGATAAACTGGCACGGACCATCTTGTATAACCTGAACCCGGCCGACAATGAACTGCTGGCTACTATGATCGGCAACTTCAATGATGGCTCTGTTCCCGGGAAAGTACAATTCGGTTCTGCATGGTGGTTCCTGGATCAGAAAGACGGTATGATCAAACAGCTGAATGCCTTGTCCAATATGGGATTGCTCAGTCGTTTTGTAGGCATGCTGACAGATTCCCGCAGCTTTTTATCTTATCCGCGTCATGAATATTTCCGGAGAATTGTATGTGAATTACTGGGGCAGGAGGTGGAAAATGGAGAAATACCAAATGATATAGAATGGATCGGCAAGGTGGTAAAAGATATCTGTTACTATAACGCGCAGCAATATTTTAACTGGAAAGAGCTGGGTGTTGAAGCGGAAAACGAGCGCTGA
- a CDS encoding UxaA family hydrolase, which translates to MTTGMKRKVLKVHPHDNVVVALTDLKKGDSVQDNGHVYVLTEDIPAKHKFTETALNTGDAITMYGVLVGRAKQALPAGAKIAVSNVQHAAGDFRLAPARRTAWHIPDISKWQQRTFMGYHRADGSVGTGNYWLVIPMVFCENRNVEVLRETLVEELGYGRPKKYAAFARKLAAKYKQGADAAGILETIYTEDDGAIQQARLFENVDGIKFLTHEGGCGGIRQDAQTLCGLLAGYITHANVAGATVLSLGCQNAQISMLEEEIRKRSPQFSKPLYILDQQQTGTEQALITAAVKQTMAGLIEANKIVRQPAPLSKLCIGLECGGSDGFSGISANPAIGYTSDLLVALGGSVILSEFPELCGVEQELSDRCTDEKDALRFIELMRTYQRRAEEAGSGFDMNPSPGNIKDGLITDAIKSAGAAKKGGTSPVTAVLDYPQKVSKPGLNLLCTPGNDVESTTAEVGAGATIVLFTTGLGTPTGNPVAPVIKLSSNTKLYERMPDIIDINTGTIIDGEESIPEAGERILNYVIDVASGITQARSVINGQDDFIPWKRGVSL; encoded by the coding sequence ATGACGACGGGGATGAAACGGAAAGTGTTAAAAGTGCATCCGCACGATAATGTGGTAGTAGCGCTGACTGACCTGAAAAAAGGAGACAGTGTACAAGATAATGGCCACGTATATGTCCTGACGGAAGATATACCGGCAAAGCACAAATTTACAGAGACAGCGCTCAATACAGGAGATGCAATAACGATGTATGGTGTGCTGGTAGGCCGTGCAAAACAGGCATTACCTGCAGGTGCTAAAATAGCGGTAAGTAATGTACAGCATGCAGCCGGCGATTTCCGGTTGGCCCCGGCGAGAAGAACGGCCTGGCATATACCGGATATCTCCAAATGGCAGCAACGCACATTTATGGGATACCACCGCGCAGATGGCAGCGTAGGTACAGGCAATTACTGGCTGGTGATCCCCATGGTGTTTTGTGAGAACAGGAATGTGGAGGTATTGAGAGAAACACTGGTAGAAGAACTGGGATATGGCCGTCCGAAGAAATATGCGGCATTTGCACGCAAGCTGGCAGCAAAGTACAAACAGGGGGCAGATGCAGCAGGTATACTGGAAACGATATATACGGAAGATGATGGGGCAATACAACAAGCACGGCTCTTTGAAAATGTAGACGGTATCAAGTTCCTGACACATGAAGGCGGCTGTGGCGGTATCAGGCAGGATGCACAGACGCTGTGCGGGCTGCTGGCCGGATACATTACTCATGCGAATGTAGCCGGTGCTACAGTATTAAGTCTGGGCTGCCAGAATGCGCAGATCTCCATGCTGGAAGAAGAGATCAGGAAGCGCTCGCCGCAGTTCAGCAAACCTCTGTACATATTGGACCAGCAACAGACGGGGACTGAACAGGCTTTGATCACTGCGGCTGTAAAGCAGACCATGGCAGGATTGATTGAGGCGAATAAGATCGTTCGCCAGCCTGCACCACTGTCCAAGTTGTGTATAGGGCTGGAATGCGGAGGCTCTGATGGCTTCTCCGGTATTTCTGCCAATCCGGCTATTGGTTATACTTCTGACCTGCTGGTGGCATTGGGCGGTTCGGTTATATTATCCGAATTCCCCGAGCTGTGTGGGGTAGAGCAGGAGTTAAGCGACCGCTGTACAGATGAAAAAGATGCATTGCGTTTTATAGAGCTGATGCGTACCTATCAACGCCGGGCGGAAGAAGCAGGTTCCGGTTTTGATATGAATCCGTCTCCGGGCAATATCAAAGACGGTCTGATCACAGACGCTATTAAATCGGCCGGGGCGGCTAAAAAGGGCGGTACTTCCCCGGTAACAGCTGTATTGGATTATCCGCAGAAGGTAAGCAAGCCTGGTCTCAACCTGCTTTGTACACCCGGTAACGACGTGGAGTCTACTACGGCGGAAGTGGGCGCAGGGGCTACTATTGTATTATTCACAACCGGTCTGGGTACACCTACCGGCAATCCTGTGGCGCCCGTTATAAAACTGTCCAGCAATACGAAGCTCTATGAGCGTATGCCCGATATCATCGATATCAATACAGGCACTATCATAGATGGAGAGGAGTCCATCCCCGAAGCAGGTGAACGCATTCTTAATTATGTGATCGATGTAGCCAGCGGAATTACGCAGGCCAGATCCGTTATAAACGGACAGGATGATTTCATTCCCTGGAAAAGAGGTGTGTCACTGTAA